In Streptococcus oralis, a single window of DNA contains:
- the dnaJ gene encoding molecular chaperone DnaJ, producing the protein MNNTEFYDRLGVSKNASADEIKKAYRKLSKKYHPDINKDPGAEEKYKEVQEAYETLSDDQKRAAYDQYGAAGANGGFGGAGGFGGFDGAGGFGGFEDIFSSFFGGGGASRNPNAPRQGDDLQYRVNLTFEEAIFGTEKEVKYNREASCRTCNGSGAKPGTSPVTCGRCHGAGVINVDTQTPLGMMRRQVTCDVCHGRGKEIKDPCTTCHGTGHEKQAHSVHVKIPAGVETGQQIRLAGQGEAGFNGGPYGDLYVVVSVEASDKFEREGTTIFYKLNLNIVQATLGDTVEIPTVHGDVELVIPEGTQTGKKFRLRGKGAPSLRGGAVGDQYVTVNVVTPTGLNDRQKAALKEFAAAGDLKVNPKKKGFFDHIKDAFEGE; encoded by the coding sequence ATGAACAATACTGAATTTTATGATCGTCTGGGGGTGTCAAAAAACGCTTCGGCAGACGAGATCAAAAAGGCTTATCGTAAGCTTTCCAAAAAATATCACCCAGATATCAACAAGGATCCTGGCGCTGAGGAAAAATACAAGGAAGTTCAAGAAGCCTATGAGACTTTGAGTGACGACCAAAAACGTGCAGCCTATGACCAATATGGTGCTGCGGGTGCCAACGGTGGCTTTGGTGGTGCCGGTGGTTTTGGTGGCTTTGACGGAGCAGGTGGCTTCGGTGGTTTTGAAGATATCTTCTCAAGTTTTTTCGGGGGAGGCGGAGCTTCACGCAATCCAAACGCTCCTCGTCAAGGGGATGACCTCCAGTACCGTGTGAATTTGACTTTTGAAGAAGCTATTTTTGGAACAGAAAAAGAGGTTAAATACAATCGTGAAGCAAGCTGTCGTACCTGTAACGGATCTGGTGCTAAGCCAGGAACAAGTCCAGTCACTTGTGGACGCTGTCATGGCGCTGGTGTTATTAACGTCGATACGCAGACTCCTCTTGGTATGATGCGTCGCCAAGTAACCTGTGATGTCTGTCATGGTCGCGGAAAAGAAATTAAAGATCCATGTACTACATGTCACGGTACAGGTCATGAAAAACAAGCTCATAGCGTACATGTGAAGATCCCTGCTGGTGTGGAAACAGGCCAACAAATCCGCCTCGCTGGTCAAGGTGAAGCAGGCTTTAACGGTGGACCTTACGGGGACTTGTACGTGGTGGTTTCTGTTGAAGCCAGTGATAAATTTGAACGTGAAGGAACAACTATTTTCTACAAGTTAAATCTCAATATTGTCCAAGCAACTCTTGGAGATACTGTGGAAATTCCAACTGTTCATGGAGATGTTGAATTGGTTATCCCAGAAGGAACTCAGACTGGCAAGAAATTCCGTCTACGTGGCAAGGGAGCACCGAGCCTTCGTGGTGGTGCCGTTGGTGACCAATACGTTACTGTCAATGTCGTGACTCCGACAGGTTTGAACGACCGCCAAAAAGCAGCGCTTAAAGAATTCGCGGCTGCAGGTGACTTGAAAGTCAATCCAAAGAAAAAAGGCTTCTTTGACCATATTAAAGATGCCTTTGAAGGAGAATAA
- a CDS encoding ABC transporter ATP-binding protein, translating to MLEIKNLTGGYVHVPVLKDVSFIVESGQLVGLIGLNGAGKSTTINEIIGLLTPYSGEIKINGLTLREDATSYRKQIGYIPETPSLYEELTLREHIETVAMAYGIEQKVAFDRAEPLLKMFRLDQKLDWFPVHFSKGMKQKVMIICAFVVDPSLFIVDEPFLGLDPLAISDLIQLLEVEKQKGKSILMSTHVLDSAEKMCDAFVILHKGEVRAQGNLQQLREAFDMPEASLNDIYLALTKEEEL from the coding sequence ATGTTAGAAATTAAAAACCTGACAGGAGGCTATGTCCACGTTCCTGTCTTGAAAGATGTGTCCTTTATCGTTGAAAGTGGGCAATTGGTCGGTTTGATTGGTCTCAACGGTGCTGGAAAATCAACGACTATCAATGAGATTATCGGTCTTTTGACGCCTTACAGTGGGGAAATTAAGATTAATGGTTTAACCCTGCGAGAAGATGCGACTAGCTACCGCAAGCAGATTGGCTATATTCCTGAAACGCCTAGCTTGTATGAGGAATTGACCCTCAGAGAGCATATCGAGACGGTTGCCATGGCTTATGGTATTGAGCAAAAAGTGGCTTTTGATCGTGCGGAACCTTTGTTAAAAATGTTCCGTTTGGACCAAAAATTAGACTGGTTCCCAGTGCATTTTTCCAAAGGGATGAAGCAGAAGGTCATGATTATCTGTGCTTTTGTCGTGGATCCGAGTCTTTTCATCGTTGATGAGCCTTTCCTTGGCCTCGATCCGCTGGCTATTTCTGACTTGATTCAGCTTTTGGAAGTAGAAAAGCAAAAAGGCAAGTCCATCCTCATGAGTACCCACGTGCTGGATTCGGCGGAAAAGATGTGTGACGCCTTTGTTATCCTCCACAAGGGAGAGGTGCGGGCTCAGGGGAACCTCCAGCAACTCCGCGAAGCCTTTGACATGCCCGAGGCTAGCTTGAACGACATTTACTTGGCTCTAACCAAAGAGGAGGAGCTATGA
- a CDS encoding LytTR family DNA-binding domain-containing protein, producing the protein MNYIIIQKEKEIFKLNIKDIYYIQTHPSKAHTVQIVTENASFDLFQNLSNLEKQYGETLTRCHRNCLVNLERVKSMDIQRKTLFLGEEGRYAVQYARRRYRDIRQKWLKQGE; encoded by the coding sequence ATGAACTACATTATCATCCAAAAAGAGAAAGAAATTTTCAAATTAAACATAAAGGATATCTACTATATCCAAACGCATCCAAGTAAAGCCCATACCGTACAGATTGTTACAGAAAACGCTAGCTTTGATCTATTTCAAAATTTAAGCAATCTTGAGAAACAATATGGAGAAACCTTGACGAGATGTCATCGAAATTGTCTGGTCAACCTTGAACGAGTAAAATCCATGGATATCCAAAGAAAGACTCTTTTTCTTGGAGAAGAAGGTCGATATGCTGTTCAGTATGCCAGACGTCGCTATAGAGACATTCGCCAAAAATGGTTGAAACAAGGAGAGTAA
- a CDS encoding HIT family protein, with product MSDCIFCKIIAGEIPASKVYEDEQVLAFLDISQVTPGHTLIVPKEHFRNLLEMDAASASQLFAQVPTVAQKVMKATKAAGMNIIANCEEVAGQTVFHTHVHLVPRYGAEDDLKIDFIAHEPDFDKLAQVAETIKNA from the coding sequence ATGTCAGATTGCATTTTTTGTAAGATCATCGCAGGGGAGATTCCTGCTTCAAAAGTATACGAGGATGAGCAGGTTCTTGCCTTTCTTGATATCTCTCAAGTAACGCCTGGACACACCCTCATTGTACCCAAAGAGCATTTTCGCAATCTTTTGGAGATGGACGCTGCCAGCGCTAGCCAACTCTTTGCCCAAGTACCAACAGTGGCTCAAAAAGTCATGAAGGCTACCAAGGCTGCCGGAATGAACATCATCGCCAACTGTGAGGAAGTTGCTGGTCAAACAGTCTTTCATACTCACGTGCATCTCGTACCTCGCTACGGTGCAGAAGATGACCTCAAGATTGACTTTATCGCCCACGAACCTGACTTTGACAAACTTGCCCAAGTCGCTGAAACCATTAAAAACGCTTAA
- a CDS encoding ABC transporter permease, translating to MKDLFLKRKQAFRKECVGYLRYVLNDHFVLFLLVLIGFLAYQYSQLLQDFPYNHWPILLFLGIVSALLLAWGGIATYMEGPDKLFLLVSEEEVKSYLKGQSSRSFVFWTIVQTLFLLLFAPLFLAMGYGLPVFLVYVLLLGVAKYLLFRQKASKFFTETGLDWDYVIAQESKRKQILLRFFALFTQVKGVSNSVKRRAYLDFILKAVQKVPSKIWQNLYLRSYLRNGDLFALSLRLLFLSLLALVFIEQAWIATAVVVLFNYLMLFQLLALYRAFDYQYLTQLFPLEKGEKEKGLQEVIRGLTGFVLLVQLIVGLITLQEKLALLALLGAGLVLQILYLPYRVKHQMQD from the coding sequence ATGAAAGACTTGTTTTTAAAGCGAAAGCAGGCTTTTCGCAAGGAGTGTGTCGGTTATCTGCGTTATGTTCTCAATGATCACTTTGTCTTATTCCTGCTGGTTCTCATCGGTTTTCTAGCCTACCAGTACAGTCAACTCTTGCAAGATTTTCCTTATAATCATTGGCCCATCCTCTTGTTTTTGGGGATTGTATCTGCCTTGCTTTTGGCTTGGGGAGGAATCGCGACCTACATGGAAGGACCTGACAAGCTCTTTCTCTTAGTCAGTGAAGAGGAGGTGAAGTCCTACCTAAAAGGACAGTCGTCGCGTTCATTTGTTTTCTGGACAATTGTCCAAACCCTCTTTTTACTCTTATTTGCACCTTTGTTTTTAGCTATGGGCTATGGCTTGCCAGTCTTTCTCGTCTATGTGCTTTTATTGGGAGTAGCGAAGTACCTCCTCTTTCGCCAAAAAGCCAGCAAATTTTTCACTGAAACTGGGCTGGACTGGGATTATGTCATTGCCCAAGAAAGCAAGCGCAAGCAAATTCTGCTTCGTTTCTTTGCTCTCTTTACTCAGGTTAAGGGCGTTTCCAATAGTGTCAAACGTCGCGCTTATCTGGATTTTATCCTTAAAGCAGTTCAGAAAGTGCCGAGCAAGATTTGGCAAAACCTCTATCTTCGTTCTTATCTGCGAAATGGAGATCTCTTTGCCCTCAGTCTCCGTCTCCTCTTCCTATCCTTGTTAGCTCTAGTCTTTATCGAGCAAGCTTGGATTGCGACGGCAGTGGTTGTCCTGTTTAATTACCTTATGCTCTTCCAGTTGTTGGCTCTCTATCGTGCTTTCGACTACCAGTACTTGACCCAGCTCTTTCCATTAGAAAAAGGGGAGAAAGAGAAGGGACTACAGGAAGTTATCCGAGGATTGACAGGTTTTGTTTTATTGGTTCAGCTGATAGTTGGTTTGATTACCCTCCAAGAAAAACTAGCTCTTCTAGCCCTGCTTGGAGCTGGACTGGTCCTGCAAATCTTGTATCTCCCTTATCGGGTGAAACATCAGATGCAGGACTAA